The Nycticebus coucang isolate mNycCou1 chromosome 2, mNycCou1.pri, whole genome shotgun sequence genome includes a window with the following:
- the RANBP6 gene encoding ran-binding protein 6 isoform X2, with amino-acid sequence MKISQDPHPRVRAAACTTLGQMATDFAPNFQKKFHETVIAALLRTMENQGNQRVQSHAASALITFIEDCPKSLLVLYLDNMVKSLHSILVIKLQELIRNGTKLALEQLVTTIASVADTIEEKFLPYYDIFMPSLKHIVELAVQKELKLLRGKTIECISHVGLAVGKEKFMQDSSNVMQLLLTQSDLSNMEDDDPQTSYMVSAWARMCKILGKDFQQYLPLVIEPLIKTASAKPDIALLDTQDVENMSDDDGWQFVNLGDQQSFGIKTSGLEAKATACQMLVYYAKELREGFMEYTEQVVKLMVPLLKFYFHDNVRVAAAESMPFLLECAKIHGPEYLGQMWQFICDPLIKAIGTEPDTDVLSEIMNSFAKSIEVMGDGCLNDEHLEELGSILKAKLEGHFKNQELRQVKRQEENYDQQVEMSLQDEDECDVYILTKVSDILHSLFSTYKEKILPWFEQLLPLIVNLICSSRPWPDRQWGLCIFDDIIEHCSPTSFKYVEYFRWPMLLNMRDNNPEVRQAAAYGLGVMAQFGGDDYRSLCSEAVPLLVKVIKCANSKTKKNVIATENCISAIGKILKFKPNCVNVDEVLPHWLSWLPLHEDKEEAIQTLSFLCDLIESNHPVVIGPNNSNLPKIISIIAEGKINETINYKDPCAKRLANVVRQVQISEELWLECISQLDDEQQKALQELLNFA; translated from the exons ATGAAAATATCCCAG gATCCTCATCCAAGGGTAAGGGCTGCAGCCTGTACTACACTTGGACAGATGGCTACAGATTTTGCACCTAATTTCCAAAAGAAATTCCATGAAACAGTGATTGCAGCTTTGTTGCGTACCATGGAAAATCAAGGTAATCAACGTGTGCAATCGCATGCAGCTTCTGCTCTTATTACTTTTATTGAAGACTGCCCCAAGTCATTACTAGTTCTATATTTGGATAATATGGTGAAAAGTTTACATTCCATCTTGGTCATAAAACTTCAAGAGTTAATTCGGAATGGAACTAAATTGGCCTTGGAACAACTAGTGACAACCATTGCATcagttgcagatacaatagaagaaaaatttcttcCATATTATGATATATTTATGCCCTCACTAAAGCACATTGTTGAGCTTGCTGTTCAGAAGGAACTCAAGCTTCTGAGAGGAAAAACTATTGAGTGCATTAGCCATGTTGGGCTTGCTGTTGGAAAGGAAAAATTCATGCAAGATTCATCAAATGTGATGCAGCTATTGTTGACACAATCAGACTTAAGCAATATGGAAGATGACGACCCTCAGACCTCTTACATGGTTTCAGCATGGGCTAGAATGTGTAAAATTCTTGGAAAAGATTTTCAACAATATCTTCCATTGGTTATCGAACCTCTTATTAAGACTGCTTCAGCTAAACCTGATATTGCTCTCTTAGATACACAAGATGTAGAGAATATGAGTGATGATGATGGCTGGCAATTTGTAAATCTTGGAGACCAGCAAAGTTTTGGAATTAAAACTTCAGGACTTGAAGCAAAAGCAACTGCTTGCCAGATGTTGGTTTACTATGCTAAGGAATTAAGGGAAGGATTTATGGAATATACTGAACAAGTTGTGAAGCTGATGGTTCCtttactgaaattttatttccatgaTAATGTTCGAGTGGCAGCAGCAGAGTCTATGCCTTTTCTCTTGGAATGTGCAAAAATTCATGGCCCAGAATATCTTGGACAAATGTGGCAATTTATATGTGATCCCTTAATCAAGGCTATTGGTACTGAACCAGATACAGATGTACTCTCAGAAATAATGAATTCTTTTGCTAAGTCCATTGAAGTAATGGGAGATGGTTGCCTTAATGATGAACACTTGGAAGAACTGGGAAGCATATTGAAAGCAAAACTTGAAGGGCACTTTAAAAACCAAGAATTGCGACAGGTtaaaagacaagaagaaaacTATGATCAACAAGTTGAGATGTCTCTGCAAGATGAAGATGAATGTGACGTATATATTCTTACCAAAGTATCAGATATTTTGCACTCATTATTTAGTACTTATAAGGAAAAGATTTTGCCATGGTTTGAACAGCTACTTCCATTAATTGTAAATCTAATTTGTTCAAGTAGGCCATGGCCAGACAGACAGTGGGGATTGTGCATATTTGATGACATCATAGAGCACTGTAGTCCAACCTCATTTAAATATGTAGAATATTTTCGGTGGCCAATGCTGCTTAATATGCGAGATAACAATCCTGAAGTTAGGCAAGCTGCTGCTTATGGCCTAGGAGTTATGGCCCAGTTTGGTGGAGATGATTATCGTTCTTTATGTTCAGAAGCTGTTCCATTGCTGGTAAAAGTTATTAAGTGTGCAaattccaaaaccaaaaaaaatgtcATTGCTACAGAGAACTGTATCTCAGCAATAGGGAAGATTTTGAAGTTCAAGCCTAATTGTGTAAATGTAGATGAAGTTCTTCCACACTGGTTATCATGGCTTCCACTGCATGAAGATAAAGAGGAAGCTATTCAGACTTTGAGTTTTCTCTGTGACTTAATTGAAAGTAACCACCCTGTTGTAATTGGTCCAAATAATTCTAATCTTCCCAAAATAATCAGCATAATtgcagaaggaaaaattaatgaGACTATTAACTATAAAGATCCTTGTGCCAAACGCTTAGCTAATGTTGTGCGTCAGGTACAGATTTCTGAAGAATTATGGTTGGAATGCATATCCCAGCTTGATGATGAACAGCAGAAAGCCTTACAGGAATTACTAAATTTTGCTTGA
- the RANBP6 gene encoding ran-binding protein 6 isoform X1 — MAAAASAGVPATVSEKQDFYQLLKNLINPSCMVRRQAEEVYENIPGLCKTTFLLDAVRNRRAGYEVRQMAAALLRRLLSSGFEEVYPNLPSDIQRDVKIELILAVKLETHASMRKKLCDIFAVLARNLIDEDGTNHWPEGLKFLTDSIYSKNVVLWEVALHVFWHFPGIFGNQERHDLDIIKRLLDQCIQDQEHPAIRTLSARAAAAFVLANENNIALFKDFADLLPGILQAVNDSCYQDDDSVLESLVEIADTVPKYLGPYLEDTLQLSLKLCGDSRLSNLQRQLALEVLVTLSETATPMLKKHTNIIAQAIPHILAMMVDLQDDEDWVNADEMEEDDFDSNAVAAESALDRLACGLGGKVVLPMTKEHIMQMLQSPDWKYRHAGLMALSAIGEGCHQQMESILDETVNSVLLFLQDPHPRVRAAACTTLGQMATDFAPNFQKKFHETVIAALLRTMENQGNQRVQSHAASALITFIEDCPKSLLVLYLDNMVKSLHSILVIKLQELIRNGTKLALEQLVTTIASVADTIEEKFLPYYDIFMPSLKHIVELAVQKELKLLRGKTIECISHVGLAVGKEKFMQDSSNVMQLLLTQSDLSNMEDDDPQTSYMVSAWARMCKILGKDFQQYLPLVIEPLIKTASAKPDIALLDTQDVENMSDDDGWQFVNLGDQQSFGIKTSGLEAKATACQMLVYYAKELREGFMEYTEQVVKLMVPLLKFYFHDNVRVAAAESMPFLLECAKIHGPEYLGQMWQFICDPLIKAIGTEPDTDVLSEIMNSFAKSIEVMGDGCLNDEHLEELGSILKAKLEGHFKNQELRQVKRQEENYDQQVEMSLQDEDECDVYILTKVSDILHSLFSTYKEKILPWFEQLLPLIVNLICSSRPWPDRQWGLCIFDDIIEHCSPTSFKYVEYFRWPMLLNMRDNNPEVRQAAAYGLGVMAQFGGDDYRSLCSEAVPLLVKVIKCANSKTKKNVIATENCISAIGKILKFKPNCVNVDEVLPHWLSWLPLHEDKEEAIQTLSFLCDLIESNHPVVIGPNNSNLPKIISIIAEGKINETINYKDPCAKRLANVVRQVQISEELWLECISQLDDEQQKALQELLNFA; from the coding sequence ATGGCGGCGGCCGCGTCTGCTGGGGTGCCGGCGACCGTGTCGGAAAAGCAAGACTTTTACCAGCTTCTGAAGAACCTGATCAATCCAAGCTGTATGGTGCGCAGGCAAGCGGAGGAAGTCTATGAAAATATCCCAGGTCTGTGTAAGACTACATTCCTCTTAGATGCCGTCAGAAATAGAAGAGCAGGTTATGAGGTGAGACAAATGGCTGCCGCACTGCTACGACGGCTTTTGTCCTCTGGGTTTGAGGAGGTCTATCCAAATCTGCCTTCTGATATTCAGAGGGATGTCAAGATTGAACTGATACTGGCTGTTAAGTTAGAAACACACGCTAGCATGAGGAAAAAACTTTGTGATATTTTTGCGGTGCTGGCCAGGAATTTGATAGATGAGGATGGCACTAACCACTGGCCAGAAGGTCTGAAGTTTCTTACTGATTCAATCTACTCTAAAAATGTGGTTCTATGGGAAGTTGCACTTCACGTTTTCTGGCACTTTCCTGGGATTTTTGGGAACCAAGAGCGGCACGATTTGGATATCATCAAACGATTGTTGGACCAGTGTATTCAAGATCAAGAACATCCAGCAATCAGGACTTTATCTGCTAGAGCTGCAGCTGCATTTGTACTTGCTAATGAGAATAATATTGCGCTTTTCAAAGACTTTGCAGACTTACTTCCTGGAATCTTACAGGCTGTGAATGACTCATGCTACCAGGATGATGATTCAGTGCTAGAATCCCTTGTTGAGATTGCAGATACAGTACCCAAGTACTTGGGTCCTTATTTAGAAGATACTCTGCAATTGAGTCTGAAGTTATGTGGAGACTCTAGGCTTAGTAATCTGCAACGCCAGCTGGCTCTTGAAGTATTAGTGACTTTGTCTGAAACTGCAACTCCAATGttgaaaaaacatacaaatattatTGCACAGGCAATTCCTCATATATTAGCAATGATGGTTGATCTACAAGATGATGAGGACTGGGTAAATGCTGACGAAATGGAAGAAGATGATTTTGACAGCAATGCTGTTGCTGCCGAGAGTGCACTAGACAGACTGGCTTGTGGGCTTGGCGGAAAAGTTGTTTTACCAATGACCAAAGAACATATCATGCAGATGCTTCAGAGCCCTGACTGGAAATACCGACATGCTGGATTAATGGCCTTATCTGCTATTGGAGAAGGATGCCATCAGCAAATGGAATCAATTCTAGATGAAACAGTTAATTccgttttgctttttcttcaggATCCTCATCCAAGGGTAAGGGCTGCAGCCTGTACTACACTTGGACAGATGGCTACAGATTTTGCACCTAATTTCCAAAAGAAATTCCATGAAACAGTGATTGCAGCTTTGTTGCGTACCATGGAAAATCAAGGTAATCAACGTGTGCAATCGCATGCAGCTTCTGCTCTTATTACTTTTATTGAAGACTGCCCCAAGTCATTACTAGTTCTATATTTGGATAATATGGTGAAAAGTTTACATTCCATCTTGGTCATAAAACTTCAAGAGTTAATTCGGAATGGAACTAAATTGGCCTTGGAACAACTAGTGACAACCATTGCATcagttgcagatacaatagaagaaaaatttcttcCATATTATGATATATTTATGCCCTCACTAAAGCACATTGTTGAGCTTGCTGTTCAGAAGGAACTCAAGCTTCTGAGAGGAAAAACTATTGAGTGCATTAGCCATGTTGGGCTTGCTGTTGGAAAGGAAAAATTCATGCAAGATTCATCAAATGTGATGCAGCTATTGTTGACACAATCAGACTTAAGCAATATGGAAGATGACGACCCTCAGACCTCTTACATGGTTTCAGCATGGGCTAGAATGTGTAAAATTCTTGGAAAAGATTTTCAACAATATCTTCCATTGGTTATCGAACCTCTTATTAAGACTGCTTCAGCTAAACCTGATATTGCTCTCTTAGATACACAAGATGTAGAGAATATGAGTGATGATGATGGCTGGCAATTTGTAAATCTTGGAGACCAGCAAAGTTTTGGAATTAAAACTTCAGGACTTGAAGCAAAAGCAACTGCTTGCCAGATGTTGGTTTACTATGCTAAGGAATTAAGGGAAGGATTTATGGAATATACTGAACAAGTTGTGAAGCTGATGGTTCCtttactgaaattttatttccatgaTAATGTTCGAGTGGCAGCAGCAGAGTCTATGCCTTTTCTCTTGGAATGTGCAAAAATTCATGGCCCAGAATATCTTGGACAAATGTGGCAATTTATATGTGATCCCTTAATCAAGGCTATTGGTACTGAACCAGATACAGATGTACTCTCAGAAATAATGAATTCTTTTGCTAAGTCCATTGAAGTAATGGGAGATGGTTGCCTTAATGATGAACACTTGGAAGAACTGGGAAGCATATTGAAAGCAAAACTTGAAGGGCACTTTAAAAACCAAGAATTGCGACAGGTtaaaagacaagaagaaaacTATGATCAACAAGTTGAGATGTCTCTGCAAGATGAAGATGAATGTGACGTATATATTCTTACCAAAGTATCAGATATTTTGCACTCATTATTTAGTACTTATAAGGAAAAGATTTTGCCATGGTTTGAACAGCTACTTCCATTAATTGTAAATCTAATTTGTTCAAGTAGGCCATGGCCAGACAGACAGTGGGGATTGTGCATATTTGATGACATCATAGAGCACTGTAGTCCAACCTCATTTAAATATGTAGAATATTTTCGGTGGCCAATGCTGCTTAATATGCGAGATAACAATCCTGAAGTTAGGCAAGCTGCTGCTTATGGCCTAGGAGTTATGGCCCAGTTTGGTGGAGATGATTATCGTTCTTTATGTTCAGAAGCTGTTCCATTGCTGGTAAAAGTTATTAAGTGTGCAaattccaaaaccaaaaaaaatgtcATTGCTACAGAGAACTGTATCTCAGCAATAGGGAAGATTTTGAAGTTCAAGCCTAATTGTGTAAATGTAGATGAAGTTCTTCCACACTGGTTATCATGGCTTCCACTGCATGAAGATAAAGAGGAAGCTATTCAGACTTTGAGTTTTCTCTGTGACTTAATTGAAAGTAACCACCCTGTTGTAATTGGTCCAAATAATTCTAATCTTCCCAAAATAATCAGCATAATtgcagaaggaaaaattaatgaGACTATTAACTATAAAGATCCTTGTGCCAAACGCTTAGCTAATGTTGTGCGTCAGGTACAGATTTCTGAAGAATTATGGTTGGAATGCATATCCCAGCTTGATGATGAACAGCAGAAAGCCTTACAGGAATTACTAAATTTTGCTTGA